A region from the Halomonas piscis genome encodes:
- the aroQ gene encoding type II 3-dehydroquinate dehydratase produces MPSAAQPLKVLVLHGPNLNLLGTRQPEIYGSETLSDVNRALERRAEAAGVALVCRQSNHEGELIDAIQAARTDGTAAIIINPAAYTHTSVAILDALNAFDGRVIEVHLSNVHQREAFRQHSYVSLRADGVIAGLGSQGYHAALEAVVAQHGSA; encoded by the coding sequence ATGCCAAGCGCGGCGCAACCTTTGAAAGTGCTGGTGCTGCACGGCCCCAACCTGAATCTGCTGGGCACCCGGCAGCCGGAGATTTACGGCAGCGAGACCCTGAGTGATGTGAATCGAGCGCTCGAGCGACGGGCCGAGGCGGCCGGCGTGGCGCTTGTCTGCCGGCAGAGCAACCACGAAGGTGAGCTGATCGACGCTATCCAGGCGGCCCGCACCGACGGCACTGCCGCCATCATCATCAACCCGGCGGCCTATACCCATACGTCGGTGGCGATACTCGACGCGCTCAACGCCTTTGACGGCCGAGTGATCGAGGTGCATCTCTCCAACGTGCACCAGCGGGAGGCGTTCCGTCAGCATTCCTACGTCTCGCTGCGCGCCGACGGCGTGATTGCGGGGCTCGGTAGCCAGGGCTATCACGCCGCGCTTGAGGCCGTGGTAGCACAGCACGGCAGCGCCTAG
- a CDS encoding FUSC family protein — protein MTRIAQALGLTRQAAVFGASTAAMALASFAIASLFHLPNAFWAPMAVWIVAQPSRGLLLERGVYRLLGTLAGAAVGFLLLAAPLPVPLALALLAGWAGGCAAFTHLTRASFGYAALMAGLTASVVLLPSLAAGSGSAAIAMARVVCTLIGVICVMAMGMVLLPAPPRRELLDRVRSLGGEALRQLARDVPRPADDELLLSLTRLEQQLAPSHAGPLRGSSGALVSGAFVAATLSLLAMARITGRRPLPAPLKGALENAADALDRPAPHQGASAALEHAADQARAFSPRLARLLAQLADAENAATAWLEKHASRRSPRITLPTRRDTPSALIAGAAGGVVTLLAGLLVAYSGWGNAWLPAMGLCTFTMVLSSMDMPQVLAPRMLQGIIVGVSLAAAFRLWLMPHAEGLGDILLMLAPFMLFGGLARASRLTQVPALDGNMCFMLASQPFLQAPTAWGNVLMDAGSLIASIALVALAYRLLPRDPGRRADHLAWQMLRDIERLCGRHDSPPPDDAWYGRMYRRLLRLMIHVGRAQESDSADHAGTLGILNLADGVIRLRTLLQAATLTEAEHRAARQLLEALRHLRRAPDGVARALAQLPPHEEGSALAGLGAQLRHALDDTATLRRRAVAPQG, from the coding sequence ATGACTCGTATCGCCCAGGCCCTCGGCCTGACCCGCCAAGCCGCCGTTTTCGGCGCCAGCACCGCCGCCATGGCGCTGGCCTCCTTTGCCATTGCCTCGCTTTTTCACCTGCCCAACGCCTTCTGGGCGCCCATGGCGGTGTGGATCGTGGCGCAGCCCTCCCGCGGGCTGCTGCTCGAGCGCGGCGTTTACCGCCTGCTGGGCACGCTTGCCGGCGCCGCGGTAGGCTTTTTGCTGCTGGCAGCCCCTCTGCCCGTTCCCTTGGCACTTGCTCTGCTCGCCGGCTGGGCCGGCGGCTGCGCGGCCTTCACCCACCTCACCCGAGCCTCGTTCGGCTACGCCGCGCTGATGGCCGGGCTGACGGCGAGCGTGGTGCTGTTGCCAAGCCTGGCCGCCGGCAGCGGCAGCGCGGCCATTGCCATGGCGCGGGTGGTCTGCACCCTGATCGGCGTTATCTGCGTGATGGCCATGGGTATGGTCCTGCTCCCTGCGCCGCCCCGGCGCGAGCTGCTCGACCGGGTCCGCAGCCTGGGCGGCGAGGCGCTCAGACAGCTGGCCCGGGACGTCCCCCGGCCCGCCGATGACGAGCTGCTGCTCTCCCTGACCCGGCTGGAGCAGCAGCTGGCCCCCAGCCACGCCGGGCCGCTGCGGGGGTCCTCCGGGGCGCTGGTCAGCGGCGCCTTCGTTGCCGCTACGCTAAGCCTGCTGGCCATGGCTAGGATCACCGGCCGGCGGCCGCTGCCGGCGCCGCTCAAGGGCGCGCTGGAAAACGCCGCCGACGCCCTCGACAGGCCCGCCCCGCATCAAGGCGCCAGCGCGGCGCTCGAACATGCCGCCGACCAGGCCCGGGCGTTCTCGCCGCGGCTGGCGCGGCTTCTCGCTCAGCTGGCCGATGCCGAAAACGCTGCCACGGCCTGGCTCGAGAAGCACGCTTCGCGCCGCTCGCCCCGCATTACCCTGCCCACGCGCCGGGACACGCCCTCGGCGCTGATTGCCGGCGCCGCCGGCGGCGTGGTCACGCTGCTCGCCGGGCTGCTGGTGGCCTATTCCGGGTGGGGCAATGCCTGGCTGCCGGCCATGGGGCTTTGCACCTTCACCATGGTGCTGTCGAGCATGGACATGCCCCAGGTGCTCGCGCCGCGCATGCTCCAGGGCATCATCGTCGGCGTCAGCCTGGCGGCAGCGTTCCGGCTGTGGCTGATGCCCCACGCCGAAGGGCTTGGGGATATTCTGCTGATGCTGGCCCCCTTCATGCTGTTCGGCGGCCTGGCCAGAGCCAGCCGCCTCACCCAAGTGCCGGCGCTGGACGGCAACATGTGCTTTATGCTCGCCAGCCAGCCGTTTCTCCAGGCGCCCACCGCCTGGGGAAACGTGCTTATGGACGCCGGCTCGCTGATTGCCAGCATTGCCCTGGTGGCGCTGGCCTACCGGCTGCTGCCCCGGGACCCCGGGCGCCGTGCCGACCACCTTGCGTGGCAGATGCTTCGCGATATCGAGCGTCTGTGCGGGCGACACGACAGTCCGCCGCCGGACGACGCCTGGTACGGGCGCATGTATCGCCGCCTGCTACGTTTGATGATCCACGTGGGGCGAGCACAGGAAAGCGACAGCGCCGACCATGCCGGCACCCTGGGTATCCTGAACCTGGCCGACGGCGTGATCCGGCTGCGCACGCTGTTGCAAGCCGCGACGCTAACCGAGGCCGAGCACCGCGCCGCCCGGCAGCTGCTGGAAGCACTGCGCCACCTTCGCCGAGCGCCGGACGGCGTGGCCCGGGCGCTTGCCCAGCTGCCGCCGCACGAGGAGGGCTCCGCGCTGGCCGGCCTTGGGGCCCAGCTGCGCCACGCCCTCGACGACACCGCCACCCTGCGCCGCCGGGCAGTCGCCCCGCAGGGCTAG
- a CDS encoding heme biosynthesis HemY N-terminal domain-containing protein, whose amino-acid sequence MRKLILLIVAGLAVGALFGHLMMSVPGYWLIRVGDTSVQTSFWFGLVLLFAAFVALHFLLRLVGGLLRPVGRFRRWSGRTRNRRAMKHTVRGLVALTEGRWKKAEKTLSHAATDSSTPLVNYLSAALAAHYQGHYEKSQEHLNQAQLSTEGADAAIGLMQAQLMIDRQQPEEALAILNRLDKKLTNHPQVLKMLKQVHLSVNDWEGLRRLIPRLARQKLISAAEREQLESRAYRELIIFEAKNPGDIERVRSLWADMPDYLRANTELVVLYTEALVQAGEETIAERLLSHSLDHHWDARLVKRYGLLNVDARRQLAKAEGWLQERPNDPELLLACGRLSLRTGAWSKAQEYFEASQRQRPSGVVCAELARLYSSLGEHQKSQLYYRHSVEMLAKSLPSLPQPSDAQGTDSLADKAKSKDNGKKSA is encoded by the coding sequence ATGAGAAAGCTCATCCTGCTGATCGTCGCCGGGCTTGCCGTCGGCGCGCTGTTCGGCCATCTGATGATGTCGGTGCCCGGCTACTGGCTGATCCGCGTCGGCGACACCTCGGTGCAGACCTCGTTCTGGTTCGGCCTGGTGCTGCTGTTTGCCGCCTTCGTCGCGCTGCACTTTCTGCTGCGCCTGGTCGGCGGCCTGCTACGCCCGGTGGGCCGCTTTCGCCGCTGGAGCGGCCGGACGCGCAACCGCCGGGCCATGAAGCACACCGTGCGCGGCCTGGTGGCGCTCACCGAAGGGCGCTGGAAAAAGGCCGAGAAGACCCTCTCCCACGCCGCGACTGATTCCAGCACGCCGCTGGTCAACTATCTGTCGGCGGCGCTCGCCGCGCACTACCAGGGGCACTACGAGAAATCCCAGGAGCACCTCAACCAGGCCCAGCTTTCCACCGAAGGCGCCGATGCCGCCATCGGTCTGATGCAGGCCCAGCTAATGATCGACCGCCAGCAGCCCGAAGAGGCGCTGGCGATCCTCAACCGCCTGGATAAAAAGCTGACTAACCACCCCCAGGTGCTCAAGATGCTCAAGCAGGTCCACCTGAGCGTCAACGACTGGGAAGGGCTGCGCCGACTGATTCCGCGGCTGGCCCGGCAGAAGCTGATATCCGCCGCCGAGCGCGAGCAGCTGGAAAGCCGCGCCTACCGCGAACTGATCATCTTCGAGGCCAAAAACCCCGGCGACATCGAGCGCGTGCGCAGCCTCTGGGCCGACATGCCCGACTATCTGCGCGCCAATACCGAGCTGGTGGTGCTCTACACCGAGGCGCTGGTCCAGGCCGGCGAGGAGACCATCGCCGAGCGCCTGCTCAGCCACTCCCTGGATCACCACTGGGACGCGCGGCTGGTGAAGCGCTACGGGCTTTTGAACGTCGACGCCCGCCGCCAGCTGGCCAAGGCCGAAGGCTGGCTCCAGGAGCGCCCCAACGACCCCGAGCTGCTGCTGGCCTGCGGGCGGCTGTCGCTGCGCACCGGCGCCTGGAGCAAGGCTCAGGAGTACTTCGAGGCCAGCCAGCGACAGCGCCCCAGCGGCGTGGTCTGCGCCGAGCTTGCTCGGCTCTACTCAAGCCTTGGCGAGCACCAGAAAAGCCAGCTCTACTACCGCCACAGCGTGGAAATGCTGGCCAAGTCGCTGCCGTCGCTGCCCCAGCCGAGCGACGCCCAGGGCACCGACAGCCTTGCCGACAAGGCCAAGAGCAAGGACAACGGCAAGAAAAGCGCCTGA
- a CDS encoding uroporphyrinogen-III C-methyltransferase: protein MNQHDNESSDAPKAATDARRDDTATQKAASANQASSDAAKSAGKGKNKGGSKPSPGSSKTTGSKNPSSPSGGKPPEGGGKAAPQSKTPTGGGGGGKATLAIALAVIVALALVLLAWQGWQRLEQQQQRLETLASQAGDSASQQRVDKLESRLERGEEDRDQALDDTLDSLRSEFSDYRQSVDETLDKVLTQLSQEQDTDERDWLHAEAAYLLRLANQRLQLEGDVQGAAALLRSADQRLKEADNPALTSVRREIASDLAALDAVPEVDLTGLYLALDAQQERIKSLHLNQDVEAQKVESGMEEAPTGTFQRQLARFGEELKDLVVIRNHDEALETLITPQQESYLRQSLQMILEQAQLAQLKQDKTLYETSIDDALELLNAYFDTDRADTQSVISRLEELKQAQIKPDLPDISGSQQALAEFIDKRFETRRSSGGGE, encoded by the coding sequence ATGAACCAACACGACAACGAGTCAAGCGACGCGCCCAAGGCAGCCACGGACGCCAGGCGCGACGACACCGCTACCCAGAAAGCCGCTTCCGCCAACCAGGCATCCAGCGATGCCGCCAAGTCCGCCGGCAAGGGCAAGAACAAGGGCGGCAGCAAGCCGTCCCCCGGCAGCAGCAAGACCACGGGCAGCAAAAACCCTTCCTCCCCAAGCGGCGGCAAGCCACCGGAAGGCGGGGGCAAGGCTGCGCCACAGAGCAAAACGCCGACCGGCGGCGGCGGGGGCGGCAAGGCCACGCTTGCCATTGCCCTGGCCGTCATCGTTGCCCTGGCGCTGGTCCTGCTCGCCTGGCAGGGCTGGCAGCGGCTGGAACAACAGCAGCAGCGGCTGGAGACGCTGGCGAGCCAGGCCGGCGACAGCGCCTCGCAGCAGCGCGTTGACAAGCTGGAGTCGCGCCTTGAGCGCGGCGAAGAGGACCGCGACCAGGCGCTCGACGATACGCTCGACTCGCTGCGCAGCGAGTTTTCCGACTACCGCCAGAGCGTCGACGAGACCCTCGACAAGGTGCTCACCCAGCTCTCCCAGGAGCAGGACACCGACGAGCGCGACTGGCTCCACGCCGAGGCCGCCTACCTGCTGCGCCTGGCCAACCAGCGCCTGCAGCTGGAAGGCGATGTCCAGGGCGCGGCCGCGCTGCTGCGCTCGGCCGATCAGCGCCTGAAAGAAGCCGACAACCCGGCGCTGACGTCGGTTCGCCGCGAGATTGCCAGCGACCTCGCCGCGCTTGACGCCGTGCCCGAAGTCGACCTCACCGGGCTGTACCTGGCGCTTGACGCCCAGCAGGAGCGCATCAAGTCCCTGCACCTGAATCAGGACGTCGAGGCGCAGAAAGTCGAGTCCGGCATGGAAGAGGCGCCTACCGGCACCTTCCAGCGCCAGCTCGCCCGCTTCGGCGAAGAGCTCAAGGACCTGGTGGTCATCCGCAACCACGACGAAGCGCTGGAAACCCTGATCACGCCCCAGCAGGAATCCTACCTGCGCCAGAGCCTGCAGATGATTCTCGAGCAGGCCCAGCTGGCGCAGCTCAAGCAGGATAAGACGCTCTATGAGACCAGCATCGACGATGCCCTGGAGCTGCTCAACGCCTATTTCGACACCGACCGTGCCGATACCCAAAGCGTGATCAGCCGCCTGGAGGAGCTCAAGCAGGCGCAGATCAAGCCCGACCTGCCCGACATCAGCGGCTCTCAGCAGGCGCTTGCCGAGTTCATCGACAAACGCTTTGAAACGCGCCGTAGCAGTGGAGGTGGAGAATGA
- a CDS encoding uroporphyrinogen-III synthase: protein MQPVLVTRPGERGEALAEALRQSGHAVEMLPIMALEPLIETPSQRSIWLDIDQYAKIIVVSPFAAHCLADALDRYWPQLPVGIDYYSVGTATAEALHARLGVRVRTPPPDACEDTSEALLTLPSLRRLDEQKVLLVAGEGGRLFMTHTLMERGARVTRSEIYRRDYVLPPAASRKRLAAGDYRALIVTSGEMLQHLATWCPQGALHQPLIVSSRRLATLAETLGFTATTVASGATPPALTAALARVSRPGADVDQGS from the coding sequence ATGCAGCCGGTACTGGTCACTCGTCCCGGCGAGCGCGGCGAAGCGCTTGCCGAGGCGCTGCGTCAAAGCGGCCATGCGGTGGAAATGCTGCCGATCATGGCGCTTGAGCCGCTTATCGAAACGCCGAGCCAGCGCAGCATCTGGCTGGATATCGACCAGTACGCCAAAATCATCGTGGTAAGCCCTTTCGCCGCCCACTGTCTGGCCGACGCGCTGGATCGCTACTGGCCTCAGCTGCCCGTGGGCATCGACTACTACAGCGTGGGCACGGCCACCGCCGAGGCGCTCCATGCCCGGCTCGGCGTGCGCGTGCGCACCCCGCCCCCGGACGCCTGCGAAGACACCAGCGAGGCGCTGTTGACGCTGCCCTCGCTGCGCCGGCTTGACGAGCAAAAGGTTTTGCTGGTGGCCGGCGAAGGCGGGCGCCTGTTCATGACCCACACGCTGATGGAGCGTGGCGCTCGCGTCACTCGCAGCGAGATCTACCGCCGCGACTATGTGCTGCCGCCGGCCGCCTCGCGAAAGCGGCTTGCAGCCGGCGACTACCGGGCACTGATCGTCACCAGCGGCGAAATGCTCCAACATCTGGCAACATGGTGCCCACAGGGCGCCTTGCACCAACCGCTAATCGTCTCCAGCCGGCGTTTGGCTACACTGGCTGAGACGCTGGGCTTTACCGCCACCACGGTGGCCTCGGGGGCCACACCGCCCGCACTGACCGCCGCGCTTGCGCGCGTTTCCCGACCGGGCGCCGATGTCGATCAAGGATCCTAA
- the hemC gene encoding hydroxymethylbilane synthase codes for MQPITKLRIATRKSQLAMWQAEHVRERLIATYPELEVELVAISTKGDKVIDTPLAKIGGKGLFVKELEEAMLDGRADIAVHSMKDVPMSFPEGLGLSVILDGSDPTDAFVSNHYQSVDELPEGAKVGTASLRRGLQLREARPDLEILNLRGNVQTRLGKLDDGEFDAIILATSGLIRLGLEARIAQALPPEICLPACGQGALGIECRLHDPEMISLLTPLDDADTATRVRAERAMNTRLDGGCQVPIGGHAILDKDAETLWLRGLVGNPEGTEVLRAESRGSMHEPEALGIRVAEDLLEQGAGEILADVYGRQ; via the coding sequence GTGCAACCTATTACCAAGCTGCGTATCGCGACGCGCAAAAGCCAACTGGCCATGTGGCAGGCCGAGCATGTGCGCGAGCGTCTGATCGCCACGTATCCGGAGCTGGAGGTCGAGCTGGTGGCCATCTCCACCAAGGGCGACAAGGTCATCGATACGCCGCTGGCCAAGATTGGCGGCAAGGGGCTTTTTGTCAAGGAGCTGGAAGAAGCCATGCTCGACGGCCGTGCGGACATCGCCGTGCATTCGATGAAAGACGTGCCCATGAGCTTTCCCGAGGGCCTGGGGCTCTCGGTGATCCTGGACGGCTCCGATCCCACCGACGCCTTTGTCTCCAACCACTACCAAAGCGTTGACGAGCTGCCCGAAGGCGCCAAAGTGGGCACGGCCAGCCTGCGCCGCGGCCTGCAGCTGCGCGAAGCGCGCCCGGATCTGGAGATCCTCAACCTGCGCGGCAACGTCCAGACCCGTCTGGGCAAGCTGGACGACGGCGAGTTCGACGCCATTATCCTGGCCACTTCGGGCCTGATCCGGCTGGGGCTCGAGGCGCGCATTGCCCAGGCGCTGCCGCCGGAGATCTGCCTGCCCGCCTGCGGCCAGGGGGCGCTGGGCATTGAATGCCGCCTGCACGACCCGGAGATGATCAGCCTGCTGACGCCGCTCGACGACGCCGACACCGCTACTCGGGTGCGCGCCGAGCGCGCCATGAACACCCGCCTGGACGGCGGCTGCCAGGTGCCCATCGGCGGCCATGCGATTCTCGACAAGGACGCCGAAACCTTGTGGCTGCGCGGCCTGGTGGGCAATCCCGAAGGCACCGAGGTGCTGCGCGCCGAAAGCCGCGGTTCCATGCACGAACCCGAGGCGCTGGGCATTCGCGTCGCCGAAGACCTGCTCGAGCAGGGCGCCGGCGAGATCCTCGCCGACGTCTACGGCCGCCAGTAA
- the argH gene encoding argininosuccinate lyase → MSQATNQSWGGRFSEPTDAFVERFTASVSFDQRLARQDIQGSIAHATMLARVGVLSGDERDAIITGLDEIRDEIERGEFAWSVPLEDVHMNIEARLTEKIGVTGKKLHTGRSRNDQVATDIRLFLRDAADEIAAELVRLRQGLVELADREADTVMPGFTHLQTAQPVTFGHHLLAWQEMLARDHERLLDCRRRINVLPLGAAALAGTTYPVDRHLTAELLGFDRPAENSLDAVSDRDFAIEFIGFASMLLMHMSRMSEELVLWSSAQFDFIDLPDRFCTGSSIMPQKKNPDVPELVRGKSGRVYGHLMSLLTLMKSQPLAYNKDNQEDKEPLFDTVTTVLDCVKAFADMVPAIEPKKAHMFEAARQGFSTATDLADYLVRKGVAFRDAHDIVGQSVAYGLQQEKDLSEMTLEELRRFSGAIGEDVFEVLTLEGSVAARNHIGGTAPDQVRAAASRARAALAELEDTP, encoded by the coding sequence ATGAGTCAAGCCACCAACCAGTCCTGGGGCGGCCGCTTCAGCGAGCCCACTGACGCCTTTGTCGAACGCTTTACCGCCTCGGTCAGCTTTGACCAGCGCCTGGCCCGTCAGGACATCCAGGGCTCCATCGCCCACGCCACCATGCTGGCCCGGGTGGGCGTGCTCAGCGGTGACGAGCGCGACGCCATCATCACCGGGCTTGACGAGATCCGCGACGAAATCGAGCGCGGCGAGTTTGCGTGGTCGGTGCCCCTGGAAGACGTGCACATGAACATCGAGGCGCGGCTGACCGAAAAAATCGGCGTCACCGGCAAAAAGCTGCACACCGGGCGCTCGCGCAATGACCAGGTGGCCACCGACATCCGCCTTTTTCTGCGCGACGCCGCTGACGAGATAGCCGCCGAGCTGGTTCGCCTGCGCCAGGGCCTGGTCGAGCTTGCCGACCGCGAGGCCGACACCGTCATGCCGGGGTTTACTCACCTGCAGACCGCCCAGCCGGTCACGTTCGGCCACCATTTGCTGGCCTGGCAGGAAATGCTCGCTCGGGACCACGAGCGTCTGCTCGACTGCCGCCGGCGCATTAACGTGCTGCCGCTGGGCGCGGCGGCGCTTGCCGGTACCACCTATCCCGTCGATCGTCACCTGACCGCCGAGCTTTTGGGCTTTGATCGCCCGGCGGAAAACTCTTTGGATGCGGTGAGCGACCGCGACTTCGCCATCGAGTTCATCGGCTTTGCCAGCATGCTGCTGATGCACATGTCGCGCATGAGCGAGGAGCTGGTGCTGTGGAGCAGCGCGCAGTTCGACTTCATCGATCTGCCCGACCGCTTCTGCACCGGCTCGTCGATCATGCCGCAGAAGAAAAATCCCGACGTCCCCGAGCTGGTGCGCGGCAAGTCCGGCCGGGTCTACGGCCACCTGATGAGCCTGTTGACGCTGATGAAGTCCCAGCCGCTGGCCTACAACAAGGACAATCAGGAAGACAAGGAGCCGCTTTTCGACACCGTGACTACGGTGCTCGACTGCGTGAAAGCCTTCGCCGACATGGTGCCGGCCATCGAGCCGAAAAAGGCCCACATGTTCGAGGCCGCGCGCCAGGGCTTCTCTACCGCCACGGATCTCGCCGACTATCTGGTGCGCAAGGGCGTGGCCTTCCGCGACGCCCACGATATCGTCGGCCAGTCGGTGGCCTACGGGCTGCAGCAGGAAAAGGATCTGTCGGAAATGACGCTGGAGGAGCTCCGGCGCTTCTCCGGCGCCATCGGCGAAGACGTTTTCGAGGTGCTCACCCTGGAGGGCTCGGTGGCCGCGCGCAACCACATCGGCGGTACCGCGCCGGACCAGGTGCGCGCCGCCGCCAGCCGCGCCCGCGCGGCTCTGGCCGAGCTCGAGGACACCCCGTGA
- the lptM gene encoding LPS translocon maturation chaperone LptM has protein sequence MGGYRGVAAALLAALLLAGCGQKGPLYPPEAESAAGSAAADEQAGSPEPDE, from the coding sequence ATGGGCGGCTATAGAGGTGTTGCGGCCGCGCTGCTGGCCGCGCTGCTGCTGGCCGGCTGCGGCCAGAAAGGACCGCTTTACCCGCCGGAAGCGGAAAGCGCTGCCGGGTCGGCGGCAGCCGACGAACAGGCAGGCAGTCCCGAGCCGGACGAATAA
- the lysA gene encoding diaminopimelate decarboxylase, with protein sequence MDFFNYRDGELLAEDVPLERIAAEYGTPCYVYSRATLERHYRAYTEALGEHPHLICYAVKANANLAVLNVLARLGAGFDIVSVGELERVLAAGGDPHKVVFSGVAKQAEELRRALEVGIKCFNVESRPELERLNAVAGELGVTAPVSLRVNPDVDAGTHPYISTGLKDNKFGIPVDEALEVYTLASGLPHLNVVGLDCHIGSQLTDTAPFLDALDRLLVLMGRLRERGIELEHLDLGGGLGVTYRDETPPHPSDYVRALLERLAEWPGGEDLPLLFEPGRSIAANAGVLLTRVAFLKPGESKNFAIVDAAMNDLIRPALYDAWQAIVPVDTRQEREAAVYDVVGPVCETGDFLGKDRELAVAAGDLLAVRSAGAYGFVMASNYNSRPRPAEVMADGERAHLVRRRERLEDLWAGETLLPGDEAPR encoded by the coding sequence ATGGATTTTTTCAATTACAGAGACGGCGAGCTGTTGGCCGAAGACGTGCCGCTTGAGCGGATTGCCGCCGAGTACGGCACGCCCTGCTACGTCTACTCCCGGGCAACGCTTGAGCGCCACTACCGCGCCTATACCGAGGCCCTGGGCGAGCATCCGCACCTGATCTGCTATGCGGTCAAGGCCAACGCCAACCTGGCCGTGCTTAACGTGCTGGCCCGGCTCGGCGCGGGGTTCGATATCGTGTCGGTGGGCGAGCTCGAGCGCGTGCTCGCCGCCGGCGGTGATCCGCACAAGGTGGTGTTCTCCGGCGTGGCCAAGCAGGCTGAAGAGCTTAGGCGGGCGCTGGAAGTGGGCATCAAGTGCTTCAATGTCGAGTCGCGCCCGGAGCTTGAGCGGCTCAACGCCGTGGCCGGGGAGCTCGGGGTGACGGCGCCGGTCTCGCTCAGGGTCAACCCCGACGTGGACGCCGGCACCCATCCGTATATCTCCACCGGGCTCAAGGACAACAAGTTCGGCATCCCCGTGGACGAGGCGCTGGAGGTTTACACCCTGGCTTCGGGCCTGCCGCACCTCAATGTGGTGGGGCTTGACTGCCACATCGGCTCTCAGCTCACCGACACCGCGCCGTTCCTCGACGCGCTGGACCGGCTGCTGGTGCTGATGGGGCGGCTGCGCGAGCGCGGTATCGAGCTTGAGCATCTGGATCTCGGCGGCGGGCTGGGGGTGACCTACCGCGACGAAACGCCGCCGCACCCGTCCGACTATGTCCGGGCGCTGCTCGAGCGGCTGGCGGAGTGGCCGGGCGGGGAAGATCTCCCGCTGCTGTTTGAGCCGGGCCGCTCCATCGCCGCCAACGCCGGCGTGCTGCTCACCCGGGTGGCGTTTTTAAAGCCCGGCGAAAGCAAGAACTTCGCTATCGTCGACGCCGCCATGAACGACCTGATCCGCCCGGCGCTGTACGACGCCTGGCAGGCCATTGTGCCGGTGGATACCCGGCAAGAGCGTGAGGCGGCAGTGTACGACGTGGTCGGCCCGGTGTGCGAAACCGGCGACTTCCTCGGCAAGGACCGCGAGCTCGCCGTGGCCGCCGGCGACCTGCTGGCGGTGCGCTCCGCCGGGGCTTACGGCTTCGTCATGGCGTCGAACTACAACAGCCGGCCGCGCCCGGCCGAAGTCATGGCCGACGGCGAGCGCGCTCACCTGGTGCGCCGCCGGGAGCGGCTCGAGGATCTCTGGGCCGGCGAGACGCTTTTACCCGGTGACGAGGCGCCGCGCTGA
- the dapF gene encoding diaminopimelate epimerase has product MLLHFTKMHGLGNDFMMVDLVTQRARLQAGQIRALAERRFGIGFDQLLTVEPPRNPDMDFRYRIYNADGSEVESCGNGARCFARFVRDQRLTHKREIRVETAGGPLTLVVQHDGQVRVDMGRPRFTPAALPFDAEGDRPLHALKVGPEGSSETLELGVVSVGNPHAVLQVAKAKSAPVARLGPLIANHPRFARRTNVGFMEVVAPERICLRVFERGVGETLACGTGACAAVATGIRQGLLKSPVRVALPGGELTVEWPDPEAPLTMVGPAERVFDGRVALS; this is encoded by the coding sequence ATGCTTTTGCATTTCACCAAGATGCACGGGCTGGGCAACGACTTCATGATGGTGGATCTGGTCACCCAGCGCGCCCGCCTTCAGGCCGGCCAGATACGCGCCCTGGCCGAGCGGCGCTTCGGCATCGGCTTTGACCAGCTGTTGACGGTCGAGCCGCCCCGTAATCCGGACATGGATTTCCGCTACCGCATCTACAACGCCGACGGTAGCGAAGTGGAAAGCTGCGGCAACGGCGCGCGCTGCTTTGCCCGCTTTGTGCGCGATCAGCGGCTGACCCACAAGCGCGAGATTCGCGTAGAAACCGCCGGCGGGCCGCTGACGCTGGTCGTCCAGCACGACGGCCAGGTGCGGGTGGACATGGGGCGGCCGCGCTTCACCCCCGCGGCGCTGCCTTTCGACGCCGAGGGCGACCGGCCGCTCCACGCTCTCAAGGTCGGCCCCGAGGGCAGCAGCGAAACGCTTGAGCTGGGCGTGGTGTCCGTGGGCAACCCCCACGCGGTGCTGCAGGTGGCAAAGGCGAAAAGCGCGCCGGTGGCAAGGCTTGGGCCGCTGATCGCCAACCATCCGCGCTTTGCCCGTCGGACCAACGTCGGGTTCATGGAGGTGGTGGCGCCCGAGAGGATTTGCCTGCGGGTGTTCGAGCGCGGCGTCGGCGAAACCCTGGCCTGCGGTACCGGCGCCTGCGCGGCGGTGGCCACGGGTATCCGCCAGGGGCTTTTGAAAAGCCCGGTCAGAGTCGCGCTGCCCGGCGGCGAGCTGACGGTGGAATGGCCCGACCCCGAGGCGCCGCTGACCATGGTGGGCCCGGCCGAGCGCGTGTTCGACGGTCGCGTGGCGCTGAGCTGA